A window from Oncorhynchus mykiss isolate Arlee chromosome 9, USDA_OmykA_1.1, whole genome shotgun sequence encodes these proteins:
- the LOC110532053 gene encoding PRELI domain containing protein 3B isoform X2, producing MKIWTSEHIFNHPWETVTKAAMQKYPNPMNPGVVGVDVLNRHVDTQGRLYSNRLLSTEWGLPSLAKTLIGITRTNTYIQEHSVVDPKEKTFELQSTNISCTNIVSVDEKLTYRPHPQDPEKTILTQEALISVKGISLSSYLEGLMAKTISANAGKGREAMEWVIRRLNTEIEELAATAQATIRIPMAAAVAEK from the exons ATGAAGATCTGGACCTCCGAACACATATTCAA ccACCCGTGGGAGACTGTGACCAAGGCAGCAATGCAGAAGTATCCCAACCCAATGAACCCTGGCGTGGTAGGGGTGGATGTGTTGAACAGACATGTGGACACACAGGGCCGGCTATACAGCAACAGACTGCTCAGCACAGAATGGGGACTGCCCTCCTTGGCCAAGACT cTCATTGGTATAACACGAACCAACACATACATCCAGGAACATTCGGTGGTGGACCCCAAGGAAAAGACTTTTGAGCTGCAATCTACAAAT ATTTCATGTACTAACATAGTATCTGTGGACGAGAAGTTAACATACAGGCCGCATCCGCAGGATCCCGAAAA GACCATACTGACACAAGAGGCACTTATCTCTGTGAAAGGAATTAGTCTGAGCAGTTACCTGGAGGGGCTCATGGCCAAAACCATCTCGGCAAACGCAGGCAAG GGACGAGAGGCGATGGAGTGGGTCATCAGGCGGTTAAACACAGAGATCGAGGAGCTGGCAGCGACGGCACAGGCCACAATCCGCATCCCCATGGCAGCTGCAGTCGCAGAGAAATGA
- the LOC110532054 gene encoding ATP synthase subunit epsilon, mitochondrial: protein MVAYWRQAGLSYIRFSAICASAVRAALKPQFKVEALKVAESSVKVYVPKAVA from the exons ATGGTTGCATACTGGAGACAAGCTGGCCTTAG CTACATTCGCTTCTCTGCGATCTGCGCAAGTGCAGTGCGTGCGGCACTGAAACCCCAGTTCAAAGTCGAGGCACTGAAGGTTGCCGAGTCCAGCGTCAAAGTCTACGTACCAAAGGCTGTAGCAT GA
- the LOC110532053 gene encoding PRELI domain containing protein 3B isoform X1: MEWSRHQALWNSAPTTSIHPSHPWETVTKAAMQKYPNPMNPGVVGVDVLNRHVDTQGRLYSNRLLSTEWGLPSLAKTLIGITRTNTYIQEHSVVDPKEKTFELQSTNISCTNIVSVDEKLTYRPHPQDPEKTILTQEALISVKGISLSSYLEGLMAKTISANAGKGREAMEWVIRRLNTEIEELAATAQATIRIPMAAAVAEK, from the exons ATGGAGTGGAGCAGACACCAGGCTTTGTGGAATTCAGCTCCAACTACATCGATTCACCCAAG ccACCCGTGGGAGACTGTGACCAAGGCAGCAATGCAGAAGTATCCCAACCCAATGAACCCTGGCGTGGTAGGGGTGGATGTGTTGAACAGACATGTGGACACACAGGGCCGGCTATACAGCAACAGACTGCTCAGCACAGAATGGGGACTGCCCTCCTTGGCCAAGACT cTCATTGGTATAACACGAACCAACACATACATCCAGGAACATTCGGTGGTGGACCCCAAGGAAAAGACTTTTGAGCTGCAATCTACAAAT ATTTCATGTACTAACATAGTATCTGTGGACGAGAAGTTAACATACAGGCCGCATCCGCAGGATCCCGAAAA GACCATACTGACACAAGAGGCACTTATCTCTGTGAAAGGAATTAGTCTGAGCAGTTACCTGGAGGGGCTCATGGCCAAAACCATCTCGGCAAACGCAGGCAAG GGACGAGAGGCGATGGAGTGGGTCATCAGGCGGTTAAACACAGAGATCGAGGAGCTGGCAGCGACGGCACAGGCCACAATCCGCATCCCCATGGCAGCTGCAGTCGCAGAGAAATGA